Proteins found in one Alicyclobacillus cycloheptanicus genomic segment:
- a CDS encoding IS1634 family transposase, with protein sequence MDFVVECMYYPTVEVAIDLASIIKKKKKGQVYYYLVESARVDGKPRIVRQKYLGRAEHIAAAMDAPSDLDQPKYSIVLEFGSVMALYDLAKRLGVVELINQVAPKRSQGLTIGEYMLIAAINRAVDPTSKSKIAAWFTKTCLDRVIPAKAHHLSSQRFWDHMNALSEQAIGEFEDVFTQKVVQTYGLSLDCLIYDTTNFFTFVDTNSDSKLPQRGHSKEKRGDLKIVGLSMMVSPDFNVPLFHEVYAGNQPDARQFLDVVERLQKRFEKICDRKLEPTLVFDKGNNSPEHLKQLQAGTTKFHVVGSLKLSQCKPLLDIDRAEFVPVTGTKYEGVTAYRTTYPAYGQDMTVLVVHNPRLEEGQLQGIQKNIEKCTTRLRELQTTLKARQEGVIRKGRKPTLSSVQHQVDQILHAEFMKDLFVVELSTVSDAVQLEFSLDLSRLEELRKRQLGKTILYTDNHDWTNERIVTAYRSQYHIEQAFKQMKNADHLDFRPIYHWTDQKIRVHAFYCVLALRLCSLLNRELHGHGIDISINRMLDILGEVKQVITVYPKKGASKKDRQSFSLSKLDPDTRRIVEALNLDQYRIGG encoded by the coding sequence ATGGACTTCGTTGTCGAATGTATGTATTACCCTACTGTAGAGGTGGCGATTGACCTGGCTTCCATCATCAAAAAGAAGAAGAAGGGCCAAGTGTATTACTACCTCGTGGAATCAGCCCGTGTCGACGGGAAGCCTCGCATCGTACGCCAGAAGTATCTGGGCCGTGCGGAGCACATCGCTGCAGCCATGGATGCACCATCTGATCTGGACCAACCCAAGTACAGCATTGTCCTTGAGTTTGGATCTGTCATGGCACTGTATGACTTGGCCAAGCGACTGGGTGTCGTGGAACTCATCAATCAGGTAGCTCCCAAGCGCTCGCAGGGTCTGACCATCGGAGAATACATGCTCATTGCTGCGATCAATCGAGCGGTGGATCCCACAAGCAAAAGCAAGATTGCTGCATGGTTCACGAAAACATGCCTGGATCGGGTTATCCCAGCCAAGGCGCATCATTTGTCCAGCCAACGCTTTTGGGATCATATGAATGCCCTGTCTGAACAGGCGATTGGTGAGTTTGAGGATGTGTTTACTCAAAAGGTTGTCCAAACCTACGGGCTGAGCCTGGACTGCTTGATCTATGACACGACAAACTTCTTCACATTTGTGGACACCAACTCGGACAGCAAACTGCCTCAGCGCGGCCATAGCAAAGAGAAACGCGGCGATTTGAAGATCGTCGGCTTATCCATGATGGTCTCTCCGGATTTCAATGTCCCGCTCTTTCATGAAGTGTACGCGGGGAACCAGCCGGATGCCAGGCAGTTCCTGGACGTTGTCGAAAGACTACAAAAGCGGTTCGAAAAAATTTGCGACCGGAAGCTTGAACCAACGCTTGTGTTCGACAAAGGGAACAACTCGCCGGAACACCTCAAACAGCTACAAGCCGGAACGACGAAGTTCCACGTAGTTGGCTCCCTGAAGCTTTCCCAATGCAAACCGTTGCTGGACATTGACCGAGCAGAATTCGTGCCGGTTACGGGCACCAAGTACGAGGGGGTCACGGCCTACCGCACTACGTATCCAGCGTATGGTCAGGACATGACGGTGCTTGTAGTCCACAATCCCAGGCTGGAAGAAGGCCAACTGCAGGGAATTCAAAAGAACATCGAGAAGTGCACGACTCGCCTGCGCGAACTGCAGACAACTCTCAAGGCCCGTCAGGAGGGAGTGATTCGGAAAGGGCGCAAGCCCACCCTCAGCTCCGTCCAACATCAGGTCGACCAGATTCTGCATGCAGAGTTCATGAAAGATCTGTTTGTCGTTGAGCTATCTACCGTGTCGGATGCGGTTCAGTTGGAATTCTCGCTGGACCTGTCGCGGCTTGAAGAGCTGCGCAAACGTCAGTTGGGGAAAACAATTCTCTACACGGACAACCACGACTGGACTAACGAACGGATTGTCACGGCTTACCGGTCGCAGTATCACATTGAGCAAGCCTTCAAACAAATGAAGAACGCAGATCACCTGGACTTTCGACCGATCTATCACTGGACTGATCAAAAAATTCGGGTCCACGCCTTCTACTGCGTTCTGGCCCTTCGCTTGTGCAGCCTGCTGAATCGGGAACTGCATGGTCACGGGATCGACATCAGCATCAATCGGATGCTGGACATCCTGGGCGAAGTCAAACAGGTCATCACCGTATACCCAAAGAAAGGTGCAAGCAAAAAGGATCGGCAATCGTTCTCGCTGAGTAAACTGGATCCGGATACAAGACGCATTGTGGAAGCTTTGAATTTGGATCAGTATCGAATCGGTGGGTAA
- a CDS encoding acyl-CoA dehydrogenase family protein: MSRFTFESIRLPDTAEDLRQDVRRFLADEQAKGGFVPVVDSWLSGFNPDFSEKLGRMGWIGMVWPEKYGGHARSTLERYVVMEELLAAGAPVGAHWVADRQMGPMILRHGTEAQKERFLPDMAKGVSYWAIGMSEPNAGSDLSAAQAKLTPDGAGWRLSGQKLWSSGAHRCQYMIALCRSGPAGDDRHGGLTNVIIDLRDPAVTIRPIYLISGEHHFNEVIFNDVYISEDMVIGEPGDGWHQVTEELAHERSGPERFLSTMPLFEALVQVTQHSEDRYLQRELAALASELAALRQLSLSIAGILEQGGNPVVEAALVKDAGTRFERKVTEVAERVLQLGTNGEGGVGVSDEIAANSGIAAAETLLAQAILHGPGFTIRGGTNEILRGIVARGLGLR, encoded by the coding sequence TTGAGTCGATTTACGTTTGAATCCATTCGTCTCCCCGACACAGCGGAAGACTTGAGACAAGACGTCCGGCGGTTTCTCGCCGATGAACAAGCGAAGGGCGGCTTTGTGCCTGTGGTGGATTCCTGGTTGAGCGGATTTAATCCCGACTTCAGTGAGAAGCTCGGCCGGATGGGATGGATTGGCATGGTCTGGCCGGAGAAGTACGGTGGTCATGCGCGGTCGACACTGGAACGGTATGTCGTCATGGAAGAACTCCTGGCTGCTGGGGCCCCGGTGGGAGCACACTGGGTTGCGGACCGGCAGATGGGCCCGATGATTCTGCGCCACGGCACGGAAGCGCAAAAGGAGCGCTTCTTGCCAGACATGGCGAAAGGTGTGTCGTATTGGGCCATCGGGATGAGCGAACCGAACGCCGGATCGGATTTGTCCGCCGCACAGGCAAAGCTCACGCCCGACGGTGCTGGCTGGCGGCTCAGCGGACAGAAATTATGGTCCAGTGGAGCGCATCGGTGTCAGTACATGATCGCGTTGTGCCGAAGCGGGCCCGCCGGTGATGATCGGCACGGCGGTTTGACGAACGTGATCATCGATCTTCGCGATCCGGCGGTCACCATCCGCCCTATCTATTTGATCAGCGGGGAGCACCATTTCAACGAGGTCATCTTCAACGACGTGTACATTTCAGAGGACATGGTCATCGGTGAACCGGGTGACGGCTGGCACCAGGTGACGGAGGAACTTGCACACGAGCGCAGTGGTCCGGAGCGGTTCCTCAGCACCATGCCGCTGTTCGAGGCGCTCGTCCAAGTGACCCAGCACAGCGAGGACAGATATCTGCAGCGCGAGCTCGCTGCACTCGCCAGCGAACTGGCGGCCTTGCGCCAACTTTCGCTGTCCATTGCCGGGATTCTCGAGCAGGGCGGGAACCCGGTGGTCGAAGCCGCACTCGTGAAAGATGCGGGCACCCGGTTTGAACGAAAGGTGACCGAGGTGGCGGAGCGCGTGCTGCAGCTTGGGACCAATGGCGAGGGTGGAGTCGGTGTAAGCGACGAGATCGCGGCGAATTCGGGCATCGCGGCTGCCGAGACGCTGCTCGCCCAAGCGATTCTGCATGGGCCAGGATTCACCATTCGCGGCGGCACCAACGAAATCTTGCGCGGCATTGTGGCGAGGGGGCTGGGTCTACGATGA
- a CDS encoding acyl-CoA dehydrogenase family protein, whose amino-acid sequence MSTTVRQMIVETAHRVFRDACDMETVAQAAKGTWPKTLWQALAGNGFTTLDDDGLTWEDALALLQVAGYYAVPVPLAESILASRLLTAAGLSIPEGVLTVGVTPASKPQVEHTASGTRLSGRWTQVAWARQADHVVFLAFDGDQPVITCVDQSSIQVTSGTNLAGEPRDTVVLEGALTGDVGGLPSPWSQDSVRSFAALTRVMLSAGALERILDMTLQYAGERKQFGRPIGKFQAVQAQIAEMAIEVAAVRAIANLALAATEASNDTASSTEGAALGRAEWTIALGKVRLAQAIHVSTTHAHQVHGAMGFTEEYPMHHLTRRLWAWRQEFGNDTAWAPSVVTELREHGVWRAVTGV is encoded by the coding sequence ATGAGTACGACTGTGCGGCAAATGATTGTGGAGACGGCACATCGGGTATTCCGCGATGCGTGCGACATGGAGACGGTTGCGCAGGCAGCCAAGGGAACGTGGCCCAAAACACTGTGGCAAGCGCTGGCAGGCAACGGATTTACCACGCTCGACGACGATGGCCTCACTTGGGAGGATGCATTGGCCCTGCTTCAGGTGGCGGGGTATTACGCGGTCCCGGTTCCGTTGGCGGAGTCGATTCTGGCAAGTCGACTTCTCACCGCTGCCGGTTTGTCCATCCCGGAAGGTGTGTTGACCGTTGGGGTGACGCCTGCGTCCAAGCCGCAAGTGGAACATACGGCATCGGGCACTCGCCTTTCCGGGAGATGGACGCAAGTTGCGTGGGCACGTCAGGCCGATCACGTCGTGTTCCTCGCATTCGACGGCGATCAACCCGTGATCACCTGTGTGGATCAATCGTCCATTCAAGTGACGTCCGGCACCAACTTAGCTGGCGAGCCGCGGGACACCGTGGTGCTGGAAGGAGCGCTGACGGGGGATGTGGGGGGACTGCCATCCCCTTGGTCCCAGGACTCCGTTCGGTCCTTTGCAGCGCTCACCCGCGTGATGCTCTCTGCCGGCGCCCTTGAGCGTATCCTCGACATGACCCTGCAATACGCGGGCGAGCGCAAGCAGTTTGGCCGTCCGATCGGCAAGTTTCAGGCAGTGCAGGCGCAAATTGCCGAGATGGCCATAGAGGTCGCCGCCGTTCGGGCGATTGCGAACTTGGCACTCGCCGCAACGGAGGCGTCAAATGACACTGCCTCAAGCACCGAGGGCGCGGCGCTCGGCCGGGCGGAGTGGACCATTGCGCTGGGCAAAGTCCGCCTCGCCCAGGCCATCCATGTGTCGACCACCCATGCACATCAAGTGCATGGCGCGATGGGGTTTACAGAGGAGTATCCCATGCATCATCTGACCCGCCGCCTCTGGGCCTGGCGCCAAGAGTTTGGGAACGACACGGCGTGGGCACCGTCGGTCGTGACGGAACTGCGCGAGCATGGGGTGTGGCGAGCGGTGACGGGCGTGTAA
- a CDS encoding sigma 54-interacting transcriptional regulator: MWNEREGQIHAFYESLLDAMPEAVTVVDRSGTVLSWNRAAERLYEIPREDIVGQPIAQFFQRASLMLLQVMDSGLPVYGVYHQPRPDKHVYINTVPVTDDSGELIGAISIEQDITDVVRLNEERFHQQDMGGNEQWQPILDTSNRDLKEALTFLEQLEAADPSAAVLLIGESGVGKSILARFIHAKSRSGPFVSIDCRALTEGLLDVELFGQDAHYFAHASTQKVGKLELAAEGTVFLRHIDKMAVPTQAKLAQALQEGGITKSDGEFTPLRCRIIASIDTAPVENAASMSEDHRDAPSPVPLTPELLYMFHPMTLPPLRERREDIAGICRFYLRQASNRLGKPLPTLRPEVTAALAAYTWPGNLTEVQRTMERLVITGGEAPLDFSDIPPAMRPMTVKDVTDAAMSLGSLAEEFERERIQHAMAQTGGNKAKAARLLGISRGALYYKLRRYGMSE; encoded by the coding sequence ATGTGGAATGAACGCGAGGGCCAAATCCATGCGTTTTACGAGAGCCTGCTGGACGCCATGCCAGAGGCGGTGACGGTGGTCGACCGCTCCGGCACCGTGCTCAGTTGGAACCGCGCAGCGGAGCGGCTGTACGAGATTCCGCGCGAAGACATCGTCGGCCAGCCGATTGCGCAATTCTTTCAGCGCGCGTCGCTGATGCTGCTGCAGGTGATGGACAGCGGCCTGCCGGTGTACGGCGTGTACCACCAGCCGCGCCCCGACAAGCACGTATACATCAACACCGTGCCGGTCACAGATGACAGCGGAGAACTCATCGGCGCCATTTCGATTGAACAGGACATCACCGACGTCGTCCGACTCAACGAAGAACGGTTTCACCAGCAAGACATGGGTGGGAACGAACAGTGGCAGCCCATCCTCGATACGAGCAACCGTGATCTGAAAGAAGCGCTGACATTCCTCGAGCAGCTCGAGGCCGCCGACCCAAGCGCGGCCGTCTTGCTGATTGGAGAGAGCGGTGTGGGCAAGTCCATCCTGGCTCGGTTCATCCATGCGAAAAGCCGCAGCGGTCCGTTCGTGTCCATCGACTGCCGAGCCCTGACGGAAGGCCTGCTGGACGTGGAACTCTTCGGTCAGGACGCACACTACTTCGCACACGCGTCGACCCAGAAAGTGGGCAAACTCGAACTCGCAGCGGAAGGCACCGTGTTTCTGCGGCACATCGACAAGATGGCTGTCCCCACGCAAGCCAAGCTGGCCCAAGCGCTTCAGGAAGGCGGCATCACAAAATCGGACGGTGAATTTACACCCCTGCGCTGCCGCATCATCGCGTCCATCGACACCGCCCCCGTGGAGAACGCTGCATCGATGTCCGAGGACCATCGCGATGCACCCTCACCCGTCCCACTCACACCAGAGCTGCTGTACATGTTCCATCCGATGACCCTCCCGCCGCTGAGGGAGCGCCGGGAGGACATCGCCGGGATCTGCCGCTTTTATCTGCGCCAAGCGAGCAACCGCCTCGGTAAGCCGTTGCCGACGCTCAGGCCGGAAGTCACGGCTGCACTGGCTGCATACACCTGGCCCGGCAACCTCACGGAAGTCCAGAGAACGATGGAACGGCTGGTCATCACCGGCGGAGAAGCGCCGCTCGACTTCTCGGACATCCCACCCGCCATGCGCCCAATGACCGTGAAAGACGTGACGGATGCCGCCATGTCCCTGGGCTCACTGGCGGAGGAATTCGAGCGGGAACGCATTCAGCACGCCATGGCACAGACGGGCGGCAACAAGGCGAAGGCCGCAAGACTCCTCGGCATCTCCCGAGGCGCGTTGTACTACAAGCTCCGGCGGTACGGCATGAGCGAGTAG
- a CDS encoding MFS transporter: MLGTGIFSGITSFAGSALQFGIIRFLAGIGIGAEFTGNVLVAEEAPSRVRGILMGIVQAGYPAGGAIAGVVATAILPTGNWRLLFVFAFLPAIFIILFSFLLREPPRFRDLTKVVQARDKIEHGQTVETQYEIDEHKATKQGLKQIFGADLVRQTIVTSLFGLFINGGIGIVLSLATAYLTSVDHLTIGQAAGAVAASNFAALFSQVAVGFLADVIPARNLLIGLSIIAAVFMYLLSIPGSYGWVLFSLIGFGLFGNGTFGCYTRYTAESFPTRARGTGTSFALGISQVSLFFMPAIGGVIMGSGHPSAVPILAAVLVLCGGIITLFGRRISPRMELEEIAV, encoded by the coding sequence TTGCTAGGAACGGGTATCTTTAGCGGAATCACGTCGTTCGCCGGAAGCGCCTTGCAATTCGGCATCATCCGGTTCTTGGCGGGTATCGGTATCGGCGCCGAGTTTACGGGGAACGTGCTCGTGGCGGAAGAAGCGCCTTCACGTGTACGCGGCATTCTGATGGGGATTGTGCAAGCCGGGTATCCAGCTGGCGGTGCCATCGCAGGTGTGGTGGCCACGGCCATTCTCCCAACTGGAAACTGGCGGCTCCTCTTTGTTTTCGCCTTCTTACCGGCGATCTTTATCATTTTGTTCTCGTTCCTGTTGCGCGAACCTCCTCGCTTTCGCGATTTGACGAAGGTTGTTCAAGCGAGGGACAAAATTGAACACGGCCAAACGGTCGAGACCCAGTATGAAATTGACGAACATAAGGCGACAAAGCAAGGACTCAAGCAGATTTTTGGCGCCGATCTCGTTCGTCAGACCATCGTGACCTCCCTGTTCGGACTCTTCATCAACGGCGGCATTGGGATCGTCCTTTCGCTGGCGACAGCGTACCTGACGAGCGTCGATCATCTCACCATCGGCCAAGCCGCCGGTGCCGTTGCCGCCAGTAACTTTGCGGCGTTGTTTTCGCAAGTGGCGGTCGGTTTCCTTGCTGACGTCATCCCGGCGCGCAATCTGTTGATTGGCTTGTCGATCATCGCTGCCGTTTTCATGTATCTCCTGTCCATTCCCGGCTCGTACGGATGGGTGTTGTTCTCCTTGATTGGCTTCGGGCTGTTTGGGAATGGAACGTTCGGGTGCTACACCCGATACACGGCGGAGTCGTTCCCGACCCGTGCACGAGGAACAGGTACATCGTTCGCACTTGGTATCTCGCAAGTCTCTCTATTCTTCATGCCAGCCATCGGCGGTGTGATCATGGGTTCCGGTCATCCGTCGGCAGTACCGATTCTAGCCGCTGTCCTCGTGCTTTGCGGTGGCATCATTACCTTGTTTGGACGTCGCATCAGCCCACGGATGGAACTCGAAGAGATCGCAGTTTGA